One window of Bacillus alkalicellulosilyticus genomic DNA carries:
- a CDS encoding PadR family transcriptional regulator: MTTSQMLKGILEGCLLAIISKGETYGYEMIEKLDAYGFKMVSEGSIYPILLRLQKEKLVFTITKPSPAGPKRKYYTLTDKGYEELAEFQERWNVLSNSVTLVLQDTKTKGE, encoded by the coding sequence ATGACGACATCACAAATGCTTAAAGGAATATTAGAAGGCTGCTTGCTAGCGATTATTTCAAAAGGTGAAACCTATGGCTATGAAATGATTGAAAAGCTAGATGCATACGGGTTTAAAATGGTCAGCGAAGGAAGCATTTATCCGATTCTGCTTCGCTTACAAAAGGAAAAGCTCGTCTTCACAATAACAAAACCATCCCCAGCAGGGCCAAAAAGAAAGTACTACACATTAACTGACAAAGGTTACGAAGAGCTAGCTGAATTTCAAGAACGATGGAATGTCTTATCCAACAGCGTCACCCTTGTTTTACAAGATACTAAAACAAAAGGAGAGTAA